CCCACCGGAAGGGGCCCAACAACACGCTTGTCGCCGGCCCCGGAGACCCCGGCTCCCCCTGGGCCATCGGTTCCGCTGAGGGCGGCCATGACGCCATTCATCCGGATCTCGGTACCTTCGAGGACTTCGACGCGTTCGTGGACACGGCCCGTGAACTGGGTCTGGAAGTGGCTATCGACCTTGCCCTGCAGGCGTCCCCGGACCATCCCTGGGTGACCAGCCATCCGGAATGGTTCACCACACGCGTGGACGGCACAATCGCTTACGCCGAAAACCCGCCGAAGAAGTACCAGGACATCTATCCCCTGAACTTCGACAACGACTTCACCGGCTTGTCGGAGGAGATCCTGCGGATCGTGCTGATGTGGATTGGCCACGGCGTCAAGATTTTCCGCGTGGACAATCCGCACACCAAGCCCCTGAGGTTCTGGGAATGGCTGATAAAGACGGTCAATGAAAAGCACCCGGAGGTCATCTTCCTGGCCGAGGCATTCACCCGCCCGCCCATGATGCATGCCTTGGGCATGGCCGGATTCCAGCAGTCCTACACGTACTTCACCTGGCGGAACACCCGCAAGGAACTGGAGGAGTACTTCACCGAGGTCTCGTCTGAGACTGCGGCATTCTTCCGGCCGAACTTCTTCGTAAACACTCCGGATATCCTGACCGAGTTCCTGCAGTACGGTGGACCGGCGGCCTTTAAGATCCGGGCCGTTCTGGCCTCCACAGCCAGTCCGCTCTGGGGCGTTTACGCCGGCTACGAGTTGTTTGAGCATGTGGCCCGTCCCGGTGCCGAAGAGTACATCGACAACGAAAAGTTCGAGTACAAGGAGCGTGACTTCGCTGCGGCGGAGGCGGAGGGCAGGAGCCTGGCCCCGTACATCACCCGGTTGAACGAAATCCGGCACACACATCCGGCGCTGGGGGATCTGCAGAACCTGACGGTGCATTCCAGCACGGACGAGTCAATCGTGGTGTACTCCAAGCACAAGGAGGTCCGCCCCGGGGACCCCGCCAGCAGGGACACCCTGATTATCGTGGTGAACACGGATCCGCACAGCGCCCGGGAATGTGGCGTGTCGCTGGACCTGGGGGCACTGCACCTTGATCCGAAGGACTTCAACGACGACGGAACCTTCTGGGTGGATGATCTTCTCAGCGGCCAGAGCTGGCGCTGGGGAGCTCACAACTATGTCCGGCTGGACGCCCATTTTGAACCTGCACACATCCTGTCAGTTCGGAGGAACTCCTAGTGCCCAACCCGTTTCAGCTGCACGCCCCAGGTCTCACGAATGACCCGCACTGGTACCGCAAAGCAGTTTTCTATGAAGTGCTCGTGCGCGGCTTCGCGGATGCCAACGGGGACGGGTCCGGCGACTTCACCGGCCTGATCGACAAACTCGACTATCTGCAGTGGCTCGGCGTTGACTGCCTCTGGCTTCCCCCGTTCTTTAAATCCCCTCTTCGGGACGGCGGATACGACATCTCTGATTACTACGATGTCCTGGACGAATTCGGAACCATCAGCGACTTCAAGCGGCTGGTGGCTGAAGCCCACGCCCGCGGCGTGCGCGTGATCATTGACCTTCCGCTGAACCACACCTCGGACAAGCATCCGTGGTTCGAAGAATCCCGCAGCGATCCGGACGGCCCTTACGGCGACTTCTATGTCTGGTCCGACACGGACCAGAAGTATGAAGACGCACGCATCATCTTCGTGGACACCGAAGAGTCCAACTGGGCCTTTGACCCCGTGCGGCGGCAGTTCTACTGGCACCGTTTCTTCAGCCACCAGCCGGATCTCAACTTCGAGAATCCCAAGGTGGTTGAGGCGATCTTCGACGTCGTCCGGTTCTGGCTCGACCAGGGCATTGACGGGTTCCGCGCCGATGCCATTCCTTACCTGTTTGAGGAGGACGGCACCAACTGCGAGAATCTTCCGGCGACGCACCGCTTCCTCAAGGACCTGCGCACCATGGTGGATGAAAACTACCCCGGACGCGTCATCGTGGCGGAGGCCAACCAGATGCCGCATGAGGTCGTGGAGTACTTCGGCGACGAAACCGGGCCCGAATGCCACATGGCGTTCCACTTCCCGATCATGCCCCGCCTCTTCTACGCGCTGC
This genomic interval from Arthrobacter sunyaminii contains the following:
- a CDS encoding alpha-1,4-glucan--maltose-1-phosphate maltosyltransferase; the encoded protein is MPSNDLPAEELRFGRIPIINVTPVVECGRIPAKAIPGEDLVIGATVFREGHDLVGVSAVLYDPEGTEIQRVRMHPVGIGLDRWGGLLRPEGTGSWSFAVEGWADLYSTWHHNAEVKINAGVDTDLMLAEGAALFRDAAQERTGDSARIFEAAAAALADTGLPVEDRLAAAASDAVLAVLDREPIRDLVTSSPRFPLHVERELAGRGAWYEFFPRSEGAKLDPATREWTSGTFRSAARSLQRVADMGFDVIYLPPVHPIGVTHRKGPNNTLVAGPGDPGSPWAIGSAEGGHDAIHPDLGTFEDFDAFVDTARELGLEVAIDLALQASPDHPWVTSHPEWFTTRVDGTIAYAENPPKKYQDIYPLNFDNDFTGLSEEILRIVLMWIGHGVKIFRVDNPHTKPLRFWEWLIKTVNEKHPEVIFLAEAFTRPPMMHALGMAGFQQSYTYFTWRNTRKELEEYFTEVSSETAAFFRPNFFVNTPDILTEFLQYGGPAAFKIRAVLASTASPLWGVYAGYELFEHVARPGAEEYIDNEKFEYKERDFAAAEAEGRSLAPYITRLNEIRHTHPALGDLQNLTVHSSTDESIVVYSKHKEVRPGDPASRDTLIIVVNTDPHSARECGVSLDLGALHLDPKDFNDDGTFWVDDLLSGQSWRWGAHNYVRLDAHFEPAHILSVRRNS